A portion of the Cervus elaphus chromosome X, mCerEla1.1, whole genome shotgun sequence genome contains these proteins:
- the PDZD4 gene encoding PDZ domain-containing protein 4 isoform X2, translated as MGCNMCVVQKPEEQYKVMLQEVELYKSSHRDKLGLMVCYRTDEEEDLGIYVGEVNPNSIAAKDGRIREGDRIIQINGMDVQNREEAVAILSQEENTNISLLVARPESQLAKRWKDSDRDDFLDDFGSENEGDLRARKLKSPPAQQLGHEEEKGAPEAGPGLHNSQELDSGVGRTDESTRNEESSEHDLLGDEPLSTANTPGPLRKFGLQGDALQSRDFHFSMDSLLAEGAGLGSGDVPGLTDEEYERYRELLEIKCHLENGNPLGLPFPRAAAGHGALDVNRNESAGHELAVLEEELRHLEFKCRNILRAQKMQQLRERCMKAWLLEEESLYDLAAGEPKKHELSDISELPEKSDKDSTSAYNTGESCRSTPLLAEPLPESPLRRAAAAVGNSNLNRTPSGAPGAAHPKAAVPPPPGSPTKFRSLSRDPDVGRRQHSAEERVRHGPKMGVALERVGPEGSPYLSRRHRSPGQEGEHYHSCLQLAAPRGLEDLGPGPLSVAAGPRVGGGAAAVAPEAPRTEWKVKVRSDGTRYVAKRPVRDRLLKARALKIREERSGMTTDDDAVSEMKMGRYWSKEERKQHLIRAREQRKRREFMMQSRLECLREQQNGDSKAELNIIALSHRKTMKKRNKKILDNWITIQEMLAHGTRSADGKRVYNPLLSVTTV; from the exons GAGGTGGAGCTGTATAAAAGCAGCCACCGGGACAAGCTGGGCCTGATGGTCTGCTACCGCACAGATGAGGAGGAGGACCTGGGCATCTACGTGGGAGAG GTGAATCCCAACAgcattgcagccaaagatggccGGATCCGTGAGGGAGACCGTATCATCCAG ATAAATGGCATGGATGTCCAGAACCGGGAGGAAGCGGTGGccatcctgagtcaggaagaaaacACCAACATCTCCCTACTGGTGGCCCGGCCTGAGAGCCAG CTGGCAAAGCGCTGGAAGGACAGTGACCGGGACGACTTCCTGGATGACTTTGGCTCTGAGAATGAGGGCGACCTGCGGGCGAGGAAGCTGAAATCCCCTCCGGCCCAGCAG CTTGGACATGAAGAGGAAAAAGGGGCCCCCGAGGCGGGCCCAGGCCTGCACAACAGCCAGGAGCTGGACAGTGGGGTGGGCCGGACAGACGAGAGCACCCGCAACGAGGAGAGCTCCGAGCATGACCTGCTGGGGGACGAGCCCCTGAGCACTGCCAACACGCCTGGGCCCTTGCGCAAGTTCGGCCTGCAAGGGGACGCCCTGCAGAGCCGTGACTTCCACTTCAGCATGGACTCTCTGCTGGCCGAGGGCGCGGGGCTGGGCAGCGGTGACGTGCCAGGCCTCACAGACGAGGAGTATGAGCGCTACCGCGAACTGCTGGAGATCAAGTGTCACCtggagaatggcaacccgctgGGCCTGCCCTTCCCCCGGGCTGCGGCTGGCCACGGCGCCCTGGACGTCAACCGCAACGAAAGCGCGGGCCACGAGCTGGCTGTGCTGGAGGAGGAGCTGCGGCACCTGGAGTTCAAGTGCCGCAACATCCTGCGGGCTCAGAAGATGCAGCAGCTGCGGGAGCGCTGCATGAAGGCCTGGCTGCTAGAGGAGGAGAGCCTGTACGACCTGGCGGCTGGCGAGCCCAAGAAGCACGAGCTGTCTGACATCTCTGAGCTGCCCGAGAAGTCGGACAAGGACAGCACCAGCGCCTACAACACGGGCGAGAGCTGCCGCAGCACCCCACTGCTGGCCGAGCCCCTGCCCGAGAGCCCCCTGCGGCGGGCGGCCGCAGCGGTGGGCAACTCCAATCTCAACCGGACCCCCTCGGGAGCCCCTGGCGCCGCCCACCCCAAGGCTGCTGTCCCTCCTCCCCCGGGGAGCCCCACCAAGTTCCGATCCCTCTCCCGGGATCCCGACGTGGGTCGGAGACAGCACTCGGCCGAGGAGCGGGTCCGCCATGGCCCCAAGATGGGGGTGGCCCTGGAGCGCGTGGGCCCTGAAGGCAGCCCCTACCTGTCACGGCGCCACCGCAGCCCGGGCCAGGAGGGCGAGCACTACCACAGCTGCCTGCAGCTGGCAGCCCCACGCGGCCTCGAAGACCTGGGCCCCGGCCCCTTGAGTGTGGCTGCCGGCCCCCGGGTGGGAGGGGGGGCCGCGGCCGTGGCCCCTGAAGCGCCCCGCACGGAGTGGAAGGTCAAGGTGCGCAGCGATGGGACCCGCTACGTGGCCAAGCGACCCGTGCGTGACCGCCTCCTGAAAGCCCGGGCCCTGAAGATCCGTGAGGAGCGCAGTGGCATGACCACCGACGATGATGCAGTGAGCGAGATGAAGATGGGCCGCTACTGGAGCAAGGAAGAGCGGAAGCAGCACCTGATCCGGGCCCGGGAGCAGCGGAAGCGGCGCGAGTTCATGATGCAGAGCCGGCTGGAGTGCCTGCGGGAGCAGCAGAATGGAGACAGCAAGGCTGAGCTTAACATCATCGCCCTGAGCCACCGCAAGACCATGAAGAAGCGAAACAAGAAGATCCTGGACAACTGGATCACCATCCAGGAGATGCTGGCCCATGGTACGCGTTCGGCCGATGGCAAGCGGGTCTACAACCCTCTGCTCTCGGTCACCACCGTGTGA
- the SSR4 gene encoding translocon-associated protein subunit delta isoform X1: MAALASLGALALLLLSGLSCCSAEACVEPQITPSYYTTSDAVISTETVFIVEISLTCKNRVQNMALYADVSGKQFPVTRGQDVGRYQVSWSLDHKSAHAGTYEVRFFDEESYSLLRKAQRNNEDVSVIPPLFTVSVDHRGTWNGPWVSTEVLAAAIGLVIYYLAFSAKSHIQA, encoded by the exons ATGGCGGCGCTGGCATCTCTCGGCGCTCTGGCGCTACTGCTGCTGTCCGGCCTCTCCTGCTGCTCAG CAGAGGCCTGTGTGGAGCCCCAGATCACCCCTTCCTACTATACCACCTCGGATGCTGTCATTTCTACTGAGACTGTCTTCATCGTGGAGATCTCCTTGACTTGCAAGAACAGGGTCCAG AACATGGCTCTCTATGCTGACGTCAGTGGAAAACAATTTCCTGTCACCCGGGGCCAGGACGTGGGACGTTACCAG GTTTCCTGGAGCCTAGATCACAAGAGCGCCCATGCGGGCACCTATGAGGTCCGGTTCTTTGATGAGGAGTCCTACAGCCTTCTGAGGAAG GCTCAGAGAAACAACGAGGACGTTTCCGTCATCCCACCTCTATTCACGGTCAGCGTTGACCATCGG GGTACCTGGAACGGGCCCTGGGTCTCCACCGAAGTCCTGGCCGCAGCCATCGGCTTAGTGATCTACTACCTGGCCTTTAGCGCCAAGAGCCACATCCAGGCCTGA
- the SSR4 gene encoding translocon-associated protein subunit delta isoform X2 — MAALASLGALALLLLSGLSCCSEACVEPQITPSYYTTSDAVISTETVFIVEISLTCKNRVQNMALYADVSGKQFPVTRGQDVGRYQVSWSLDHKSAHAGTYEVRFFDEESYSLLRKAQRNNEDVSVIPPLFTVSVDHRGTWNGPWVSTEVLAAAIGLVIYYLAFSAKSHIQA; from the exons ATGGCGGCGCTGGCATCTCTCGGCGCTCTGGCGCTACTGCTGCTGTCCGGCCTCTCCTGCTGCTCAG AGGCCTGTGTGGAGCCCCAGATCACCCCTTCCTACTATACCACCTCGGATGCTGTCATTTCTACTGAGACTGTCTTCATCGTGGAGATCTCCTTGACTTGCAAGAACAGGGTCCAG AACATGGCTCTCTATGCTGACGTCAGTGGAAAACAATTTCCTGTCACCCGGGGCCAGGACGTGGGACGTTACCAG GTTTCCTGGAGCCTAGATCACAAGAGCGCCCATGCGGGCACCTATGAGGTCCGGTTCTTTGATGAGGAGTCCTACAGCCTTCTGAGGAAG GCTCAGAGAAACAACGAGGACGTTTCCGTCATCCCACCTCTATTCACGGTCAGCGTTGACCATCGG GGTACCTGGAACGGGCCCTGGGTCTCCACCGAAGTCCTGGCCGCAGCCATCGGCTTAGTGATCTACTACCTGGCCTTTAGCGCCAAGAGCCACATCCAGGCCTGA